One segment of Perognathus longimembris pacificus isolate PPM17 chromosome 26, ASM2315922v1, whole genome shotgun sequence DNA contains the following:
- the Zmynd10 gene encoding zinc finger MYND domain-containing protein 10, giving the protein MGDLELLLPGEADVLVRGLRSFQLREMGSEEWSQQHEHLEKLNMQAILDATASQGEPIQELLVTHGKTPTLVEELIAVEMWKQKVFPVLCKLEDFKPQNTFPIYMVVHHEASIINLLETVFFHKEVCESAEDTILDLVDYCHRKLTLLVARTSRGVPSEEEESQDSTPMQELQKQAELMEFEISLKALSVLRYITDCVDSLALNTLSRMLNTHNLPCLLVELLQHSPWTRQEEGTLQRFEGGRWQTVVPLEQQKLSKLDGQVWIALYNLLLCPEAQARYCFTSFAKGQLLKLRALLTDTLLDQLPNLADLKDFLAHLALAETQTPKKDLVLEQIPEIWERLERENKGKWQAIAKHQLQHVFSPSEQDLRLQARRWAETYRLDLLEAVAPERPRCASCNSEASKRCSRCQNEWYCCRECQVKHWEKHKKACVLAVHGDRAK; this is encoded by the exons ATGGGCGACCTGGAGCTGCTGCTGCCCGGGGAGGCTGACGTTCTGGTGCGGGGTCTGCGCAGCTTCCAGCTGCGGGAGATGGGCTCCGAAGA GTGGAGCCAGCAGCACGAGCACCTGGAGAAGCTGAACATGCAAGCCATCCTGGACGCCACGGCCAGCCAGGGAGAGCCCATCCAGGAGCTGCTGGTCACCCACGGCAAG ACCCCGACGTTGGTGGAAGAGCTGATTGCAGTGGAGATGTGGAAGCAGAAGGTGTTCCCTGTGCTGTGCAAGCTGgaggacttcaagccccagaacacattCCCCATATACATGGTG GTACACCATGAGGCCTCTATCATCAACCTCCTAGAGACAGTGTTCTTCCACAAG gaagTGTGCGAGTCAGCAGAGGACACTATCTTGGACCTGGTGGACTACTGCCACCGCAAACTGACACTGCTGGTGGCCCGGACTAGCCGTGGAGTCCCCTCTGAAGAAGAGGAATCCCAGGACAGTACCCCGATGCAG GAGCTGCAGAAGCAGGCAGAGCTGATGGAGTTTGAGATTTCCCTGAAAGCTCTCTCGGTGCTGCGCTACATCACAGACTGTGTGGACAG CCTTGCCTTGAACACCTTGAGCCGCATGCTCAACACTCACAATCTGCCCTGCCTCCTGGTGGAACTGCTACAACACAGTCCCTGGACCCGGCAGGAAGAAG GCACGCTGCAACGATTTGAGGGGGGCCGCTGGCAGACAGTGGTCCCCTTGGAGCAGCAAAAGCTGAGCAAGCTGGATGGGCAAGTATGGATCGCCCTGTACAACCTGCTGCTGTGCCCGGAGGCTCAGGCCCGCTACTGCTTCACAAGCTTTGCTAAGGGGCAGCTGCTCAAG CTCCGGGCCTTGCTCACAGACACGCTACTTGATCAGTTGCCCAACCTGGCAGACCTCAAGGATTTCCTGGCCCACCTGGCACTGGCAGAAACCCAGACCCCCAAGAAGGACCTGGTATTGGAACAG ATCCCAGAAATCTGGGAACGGCTGGAACGAGAAAACAAAGGCAAGTGGCAGGCGATTGCCAAGCACCAGCTTCAGCATGTGTTCAGCCCGTCCGAGCAGGACCTGCGGCTGCAGGCACGAAG GTGGGCTGAGACCTACAGGCTGGACTTGCTGGAGGCCGTGGCTCCCGAGAGGCCGCGCTGTGCCTCCTGCAACTCAGAGGCCTCCAAGCGCTGCTCAAGATGCCAGAATGAGTGGTACTGCTGCAG